TCCCGTGCAACTCACGATGTTCGGTATCGGCGCAATTATCGGCGCAGGCATTTTCGCCACCATCGGCACCGCGGCAGCGGGCGATGCCAATCGTCCGGGCGCGGGACCTGCCTTGATGGTTTCCTTCATTATCACGGCTATCGTATGCGGATTCACGGCGCTCTGTTATGCCGAATTCGCTTCGATGGTGCCGATTTCCGGTTCGGCGTACACCTATTCTTACGCGACACTCGGCGAACTCATAGCCTGGGTCATCGGCTGGGATTTAATCATTGAATACGCAGTCGGCAATATCGCCGTCGCCATCAGTTGGGCAAATTATTTCAAAACCTTGTTGAAGGGATTGCACATTCCCGGACTTGCGCCCGATGGCATCAGCATTCCCGACTGGCTGTCGATGGATTATCGCACCGCCGCGAAAATTGTTGACGAAAACGGCATTCAAACGGTGTATCGCGATGCGCCTCATCTTTTTGGACAACCGATTATTTTAAATGTTCTGGCAATTTTCATCGTCGCCGCCATCACCATTATTCTGGTCTGGGGGGTGAAAGAAAGTTCCAGATTTAATGCCATCATGGTTGCCATAAAAATCGTCGTGCTGACTTTCTTCATCGTCGTTGGCATGTTTTATATTCAACCCGCGAACTTCACACCCTTTGCCCCGAATCGTTTCGTCGGCATCAGCGCCGGCGCGGCGATTGTCTTTTTCTCTTATATCGGATTCGATGCGGTTTCGACGGTTGCCGAAGAGACCAAAAACCCGCAACGCAATTTGCCCATCGGCATCATCGCATCGCTGATTATCTGCACAATTTTTTATATCATCGTCGGCGTCGTCTTTTCAGGATTGATTTCCTATCCAGACCTCACCCAAAAACTCGCTACCGAACAGGCGGAACCGTTGACTATGGCGCTTGAACACGCAATGCCCAAAGGCACATCCAACCTCGCCGTCGGTATCGTCGCTTTCGGCTCGGTCATCGCCCACACCGCTGTGTTATTGGTGTTTCAACTCGGACAACCGCGCATCTTCTTTTCGATGGCGCGTGATGGATTGCTGCCCAAAGCCTTTTATAAAGTCCATCCGAAATTCCGCACCCCGCACGTCGCAACCATTTTGACAGGTTTATTCGTCGGCGTGTTCGCTGCTGTCGCCAGCATCGACGAGATGGTTGATTTGACCAACATCGGCACACTGTTCGCCTTCATTTTGGTGTGCGCCGGGATTTTGATTTTGCGCGTGAAAGAGCCTGAGCGGAAACGCCCGTTCCGCGCGCCGGGCGGCATCATGACACCGATTCTCGGCATCATTTCCTGTTTGTATTTGATTTACTTTTTGCCGCCGACTTCGTGGCTTCGCTTTGCCGCGTGGTTGAATTTCGGGTTTGTGATTTACGTTGCATATGGTTCGGTTAAAAGCCGATTAACGGGTATCGAAACCGCAACCAATCCGGCGGCTCACGATGCGAATACGGCGTACACCGGCGCATGGCTTGGCGTTATCGGCACCTTGATGTTGTTATTTATGCGCTGGTTCGATTTGTGGTTGATTGCCAATAAAGACAGTGAACTGCAAGGCTCGCCATTTGCCGCTTCGTTTAATGGTGATGCGTGGTTGGAAAAATCATTGTTTATGATATTACCGCTTACGTTGAATGCCCTGGTGCTTTGCCCAATCGTCATTCGTCGCGCTTTGAATGCCAAACGCGATGCGGCACAATCCGGCAAAGTGACGATGGCTTTGGGCATTGCAGGCGGGTTAGCCATCTTGACGATTATTTATTTGTTTTTAGTCTTCACACATAAACCATAATTCCAGGAGGTAAAATTTTATGGCTTACACTTATGAAGAACTGAAACCCAAAACCCTTGCCGAGCTGCGCGATATTGGCAAAGACATTGTGCAGGGTTATTCGCAAATGAACAAAGAGCATTTGCTCAGGGAGATCTGCAAAGCCCTGAACATTGATATGCACGCTCATCATCAGGTTGTCGGCATCAACAAAACTGACATCAAATCGCATATCAAAGAGTTGAAGGCAAAACGCGATGAAGTCATTGCCGAAGGCAATCACACCGAACTCAAAAAGGTTCGGCGGGCAATTCATCGCCTGAAAAGACAGATTCACAAATCGACGGTTTAGCTTCGCCAGTATTGAAATCCTTTCAAAAGGATAATCGCCAAGTCACCGGATTTGCCAAAGCAGAGGTTGAACAGTTTGGCGCATTTGGCGGCTTGGCGATTCAAAAAATCAAGATGTCGTATTCAGTCCGCAAAAGCTTGCGAATCGTTTATCTTTTGCTAATCGCGGGCATTTTGCTTGTCAGTCAATCAGCCACCGCAACGCTGTCTTTCGCTCAAACCCCGGCAAAAGCCGAATTATCGAAAACCGAATTTGAAATTATCGAAGGCAAATTCCACGACGGACTTGGCACTTTCGCTGAACTGAGTCTCGCTAATGAAATCATCAAAGCCGCGAAACTCGAACAACAACTTTTTGCCACCGCCCGCGCTGAATTGAAAATGCGCGAGGCGATCAATGCGCTTCCCGCATCGCACGCAAGCCGGTCAGTTTTTCCCCAAGAGATTGCCAGCATTCAAAAAGCCACGCGGCAAGGCGCAGCACTTTTACTCAATAAAATCGCGCCTTTTCGCCTGCTCCAGGTTCGTCATACGGCACACGAATTTGCCGATGCCAAAGCCGGGGATTTGCGACTGGAATTCGCCGACCGCGAAGCTTTGCCGGTATCAGTCAAAACCGATAAATCAAAAAAGGTCGCGGTCGCCGAAGGTCAAACGCCGCTCTTTGAAGAGAAATGGGCGAAGCGTTATTTCAATGTTTCAAACGACGAATTGCATCAACTGATTGGCGACCTCGGATTCGAGTCGATGAGCGAGTTGAAAAAATATTATTTGAATGTATCACGCTTGGTTGCAGAAATTCTGATTCGCAAATTGCAACTCACGGATTGCACGCCGACCGATTTTCGCAAAGCCAGACTCGGCGATTTGCAAGCCATGAAATTTCTTCTCAGGCAATTACGCTTTTACAAAAGCGGCAATGACCGAAGCCAGGTAATCATCCTCGACCGCTCGACCGGCGAGGTGAAATGGGAATCGCTTGTCGATGAAATCGGTATTGAAACGCTAACCGCCGATAGAATCTCTTTTTTGCCTGGGCGTCCGCGTGGCGGCAAGCTTATCGCTTCGGAATTCGGCATCAAAATTGACGGGCGCACGGTTGTGTCTTTTCAAATCAAACACCGGCGCGGCAAATATCGCAACACCGCGCAGCAATTTGAATTTTCCGACATCACCACGCGACTCAGGATTTGACCACCCGGACATAATGCAGGTATTCGACGGTTTCACCGCGTTTATACTGGCGTCCGTTGTCGGCTTTGAAACGATTATATTTTTGCGAAAAGGTTTGCGGCTCGCCGCGCAAACTCAAAAGTTCGCGAATATCTTCGAGGCTCATAATCCCTTCGTCGTTATAACTCACCAGAATATGTTTGGTTTGCGCTGCGGTTATCAATTCGCGCATCGCCTCAAGGGCTTCAAGCGGTTTGCAATAACGACTGCGCGGATAATCGCGCATCCCTGTGACGCCGCGAAGTTGTGGCGCATCATAAGCCGCGATGGTTTCCAAAACGTGATAATTTGCGCCGTATTGACGGTGATTATAAGGCGGGTCCAGATAAAGCACATCGCAGGTAATCTGTTTAATCAATTGATTGGCGTCCTGGTTGTAGGCTTTGCAACCCCTAACCCCATTCGTCAGTTCCAGCGGTTTCAACTTTAGCGGCTTGCGGGCGCTGGCTTTGAATTTTTTGAGATACGCGCCATAGACGCTTGCGGTATTGGCGACCTGATCGATGGCTTCAAGCAACGAACAAAGCAGATAAAAGTATTCTCGTTCGTTGATAATTTTTTCCTTGCGCCACCGTTCGAGGGTCTGACGGATGGCGTCAGCGCGTTCGGCATTGTCCTGGGTGTAATAAAAACGATTGCCGCAAGGCGCATAATTTTCGGTAATAAATCCACGTTGCGGCGCAATCTGGTTGATAAAGGAAAGAATCGCTTGAACGCTGTCAACAGCGGGGTTGCGATACCCCATCAAGACTTTTGCATATTGTTTTTCCAGGTTTTTAAATGGCGGCGGTTGATTCAATTCAAGGTAGGCTTTGTTTAAAACATAGGCGTAGTATTGCAAATCATTGGCAATCACCCGCAAACCTTTACGCTTAAAAAATCGTCCGACGGCTGCGGTTCCGGCAAACAGGTCGCAGACAACTTTTTCTTTGCCATCCTGAATTCGACAAAAAACTTTTTCGATGAAGGGTAAGAGCGAAAATTTGGAGCCGATGTAATTCACTGATGGTTTATCTGGTTTGCGATATTGCACGAAGAAGATAGCTTGAAGACGCGAGGGGTTCAAGCGCGTACAGATGCAAATCTACGCTGAGCAACATCCACAGGAGTATTGCTCACCGTAAAAATCATTTTTATTTACGGCTCCTTTGTTGACGGGTTTTCGCGAGACGATTACCATGTTGGCGATTTACAAAGCACAATGAAAGGATTCAGCCTCATGGCACAGATAAACACCATTCTGTTTGCAACCGATTTTTCAGAGAATTCCAACCACGCATTTCCTTATGCTACAGCTCTGGCAAAGGCGTTCAAAGCGAAAATCGTTCTCATGCACGTTGAAGAACCCGGTGAGTCCGACCCGGCAAATCCCGAACACAGCTTTAAATCGTTGGAAGATTATGATGGTGAGGTAGAAACCGAGCGCG
The Acidobacteriota bacterium DNA segment above includes these coding regions:
- a CDS encoding DNA adenine methylase — translated: MNYIGSKFSLLPFIEKVFCRIQDGKEKVVCDLFAGTAAVGRFFKRKGLRVIANDLQYYAYVLNKAYLELNQPPPFKNLEKQYAKVLMGYRNPAVDSVQAILSFINQIAPQRGFITENYAPCGNRFYYTQDNAERADAIRQTLERWRKEKIINEREYFYLLCSLLEAIDQVANTASVYGAYLKKFKASARKPLKLKPLELTNGVRGCKAYNQDANQLIKQITCDVLYLDPPYNHRQYGANYHVLETIAAYDAPQLRGVTGMRDYPRSRYCKPLEALEAMRELITAAQTKHILVSYNDEGIMSLEDIRELLSLRGEPQTFSQKYNRFKADNGRQYKRGETVEYLHYVRVVKS
- a CDS encoding amino acid permease — protein: MDTKQETQQKAALREWFRTKSLDAILGDAEEPEHKLNRALGPVQLTMFGIGAIIGAGIFATIGTAAAGDANRPGAGPALMVSFIITAIVCGFTALCYAEFASMVPISGSAYTYSYATLGELIAWVIGWDLIIEYAVGNIAVAISWANYFKTLLKGLHIPGLAPDGISIPDWLSMDYRTAAKIVDENGIQTVYRDAPHLFGQPIILNVLAIFIVAAITIILVWGVKESSRFNAIMVAIKIVVLTFFIVVGMFYIQPANFTPFAPNRFVGISAGAAIVFFSYIGFDAVSTVAEETKNPQRNLPIGIIASLIICTIFYIIVGVVFSGLISYPDLTQKLATEQAEPLTMALEHAMPKGTSNLAVGIVAFGSVIAHTAVLLVFQLGQPRIFFSMARDGLLPKAFYKVHPKFRTPHVATILTGLFVGVFAAVASIDEMVDLTNIGTLFAFILVCAGILILRVKEPERKRPFRAPGGIMTPILGIISCLYLIYFLPPTSWLRFAAWLNFGFVIYVAYGSVKSRLTGIETATNPAAHDANTAYTGAWLGVIGTLMLLFMRWFDLWLIANKDSELQGSPFAASFNGDAWLEKSLFMILPLTLNALVLCPIVIRRALNAKRDAAQSGKVTMALGIAGGLAILTIIYLFLVFTHKP